A window from Gorilla gorilla gorilla isolate KB3781 chromosome 21, NHGRI_mGorGor1-v2.1_pri, whole genome shotgun sequence encodes these proteins:
- the RAD21L1 gene encoding double-strand-break repair protein rad21-like protein 1 isoform X3 has translation MNAIDVSEHFTQNQSRPEEITLRENFDNDLLFQAESFGEESEILRRHSFFDDNILLNSSGPLIEHSSGSLTGERSLFYDSGDGFGDEGAAGEMIDNLLQDDQNILLEDMHLNREISLPSEPPNSLAVEPDNSECICVPENEEMNETILLSTEEEGFTLDPIDISDIAEKRKGKKRRLLIDPVKELSSKVIHKQLTSFVDTLMVLELAPPTQRLMMWKKRGGVHTLLSTAAQDLIHAELKMLFTKCFLSSGFKLGRKMIQKESVREEVGNQNIVETSMMQEPNSQQEFSKPQTWKDVIGGSQHSSHEDTNKNINSEQDIVEMVSLAAEESSLMNDLFAQEIEYSPVELESLSNEENIETERWNGRILQMLNRLRESNKMGMQSFSLMKLCRNSDRKQAAAKFYSFLVLKKQLAIELSQSAPYADIIATMGPMFYNI, from the exons atgaa TGCTATTGATGTTTCAGAACACTTTACTCAGAACCAAAGCAGACCAGAAGAAATCACTCTTAGAGAAAATTTTGACAATGATCTACTTTTCCAAGCTGAGAGCTTTG gggAGGAATCTGAAATTCTCAGAAGACATAGCTTCTTTGATGACAACATATTACTGAATTCCAGTGGTCCTTTAATTGAACATAGTTCTGGAAGCCTCACTGGAGAAAGATCTTTGTTCTATGacagtggagatgggtttggagACGAAGGAGCTGCAGGAGAAATGATTG ACAATCTACTGCAAGATGATCAGAATATCCTGTTAGAAGACATGCATTTGAACAGAGAAATTTCCCTGCCTTCTGAGCCTCCCAATAGTTTAGCAG TTGAACCAGATAACTCAGAGTGTATATGTGTAcctgaaaatgaagaaatgaatgaaacaatATTATTATCAACTGAAGAGGAGGGATTTACCCTTGATCCAATTGATATTTCAG aCATTGCTGAGAAAAGGAAAGGCAAAAAGAGGAGATTGCTCATAGATCCTGTCAAGGAGCTCAGTAGCAAAGTTATACATAAACAGCTTACTTCCTTTGTGGACACACTCATGGTTTTGGAACTTGCACCTCCTACCCAAAGATTGATGATGTGGAAGAAGAGGGGAGGAGTGCATACACTTCTGTCAACTGCTGCCCAGGATTTGATTCATGCTGAACTGAAAATG TTGTTTACAAAATGCTTTCTGTCCTCTGGCTTtaaacttggaagaaaaatgatacAGAAGGAGTCAGTAAGGGAAGAAGTGGGAAACCAAAATATAGTAG AGACATCCATGATGCAAGAGCCAAATTCCCAGCAAGAGTTTAGTAAACCCCAAACTTGGAAGGATGTGATTGGTGGATCTCAGCATAGCTCTCATGAGGataccaataaaaatattaactctgAG CAGGATATTGTTGAAATGGTGTCTTTAGCTGCTGAGGAATCATCTTTAATGAATGACTTATTTGCACAAGAAATTGAATATAGTCCAGTTGAATTG GAGTCATTGagcaatgaagaaaatattgAGACAGAGAGATGGAATGGAAGAATACTTCAGATGTTAAATCGTTTACGG GAATCTAACAAGATGGGAATGCAGTCCTTTAGTCTGATGAAGCTCTGTAGAAATAGTGACCGAAAACAAGCAGCTGCCAAATTTTATAGCTTTCTTGTCCTAAAGAAACAGCTGGCTATTGAGCTGAGCCAGAGTGCTCCCTATGCAGATATTATAGCTACGATGGGACCAATGTTTTATAACATATGA
- the RAD21L1 gene encoding double-strand-break repair protein rad21-like protein 1 isoform X2 has product MFYTHVLMSKRGPLAKIWLAAHWEKKLTKAHVFECNLEITIEKILSPKVKIALRTSGHLLLGVVRIYNRKAKYLLADCSEAFLKMKMTFRPGLVDLPKENFVASYNAITLPEEFHDFDTQNMNAIDVSEHFTQNQSRPEEITLRENFDNDLLFQAESFGEESEILRRHSFFDDNILLNSSGPLIEHSSGSLTGERSLFYDSGDGFGDEGAAGEMIDNLLQDDQNILLEDMHLNREISLPSEPPNSLAVEPDNSECICVPENEEMNETILLSTEEEGFTLDPIDISDIAEKRKGKKRRLLIDPVKELSSKVIHKQLTSFVDTLMVLELAPPTQRLMMWKKRGGVHTLLSTAAQDLIHAELKMLFTKCFLSSGFKLGRKMIQKESVREEVGNQNIVETSMMQEPNSQQEFSKPQTWKDVIGGSQHSSHEDTNKNINSEDIVEMVSLAAEESSLMNDLFAQEIEYSPVELESLSNEENIETERWNGRILQMLNRLRESNKMGMQSFSLMKLCRNSDRKQAAAKFYSFLVLKKQLAIELSQSAPYADIIATMGPMFYNI; this is encoded by the exons ATGTTCTACACACATGTGCTTATGAGTAAACGAGGGCCATTGGCCAAAATATGGCTTGCAGCTCACTGGGAGAAGAAACTCACAAAGGCCCATGTATTTGAATGTAATCTAGAGATAACCATTGAAAAAATTCTTTCACCCAAG GTGAAAATAGCACTTCGAACTTCAGGACACCTTCTTTTGGGAGTTGTTCGAATCTATAACAGGAAGGCAAAATATCTTTTGGCAGATTGCAGTGAAGCATTTCTTAAAATGAAGATGACATTTCGCCCAG GACTGGTTGACCTTCCAAAAGAGAATTTTGTAGCATCTTACAATGCTATCACATTGCCAGAAGAATTTCATGATTTTGACACCCAAAatatgaa TGCTATTGATGTTTCAGAACACTTTACTCAGAACCAAAGCAGACCAGAAGAAATCACTCTTAGAGAAAATTTTGACAATGATCTACTTTTCCAAGCTGAGAGCTTTG gggAGGAATCTGAAATTCTCAGAAGACATAGCTTCTTTGATGACAACATATTACTGAATTCCAGTGGTCCTTTAATTGAACATAGTTCTGGAAGCCTCACTGGAGAAAGATCTTTGTTCTATGacagtggagatgggtttggagACGAAGGAGCTGCAGGAGAAATGATTG ACAATCTACTGCAAGATGATCAGAATATCCTGTTAGAAGACATGCATTTGAACAGAGAAATTTCCCTGCCTTCTGAGCCTCCCAATAGTTTAGCAG TTGAACCAGATAACTCAGAGTGTATATGTGTAcctgaaaatgaagaaatgaatgaaacaatATTATTATCAACTGAAGAGGAGGGATTTACCCTTGATCCAATTGATATTTCAG aCATTGCTGAGAAAAGGAAAGGCAAAAAGAGGAGATTGCTCATAGATCCTGTCAAGGAGCTCAGTAGCAAAGTTATACATAAACAGCTTACTTCCTTTGTGGACACACTCATGGTTTTGGAACTTGCACCTCCTACCCAAAGATTGATGATGTGGAAGAAGAGGGGAGGAGTGCATACACTTCTGTCAACTGCTGCCCAGGATTTGATTCATGCTGAACTGAAAATG TTGTTTACAAAATGCTTTCTGTCCTCTGGCTTtaaacttggaagaaaaatgatacAGAAGGAGTCAGTAAGGGAAGAAGTGGGAAACCAAAATATAGTAG AGACATCCATGATGCAAGAGCCAAATTCCCAGCAAGAGTTTAGTAAACCCCAAACTTGGAAGGATGTGATTGGTGGATCTCAGCATAGCTCTCATGAGGataccaataaaaatattaactctgAG GATATTGTTGAAATGGTGTCTTTAGCTGCTGAGGAATCATCTTTAATGAATGACTTATTTGCACAAGAAATTGAATATAGTCCAGTTGAATTG GAGTCATTGagcaatgaagaaaatattgAGACAGAGAGATGGAATGGAAGAATACTTCAGATGTTAAATCGTTTACGG GAATCTAACAAGATGGGAATGCAGTCCTTTAGTCTGATGAAGCTCTGTAGAAATAGTGACCGAAAACAAGCAGCTGCCAAATTTTATAGCTTTCTTGTCCTAAAGAAACAGCTGGCTATTGAGCTGAGCCAGAGTGCTCCCTATGCAGATATTATAGCTACGATGGGACCAATGTTTTATAACATATGA
- the RAD21L1 gene encoding double-strand-break repair protein rad21-like protein 1 isoform X1: MFYTHVLMSKRGPLAKIWLAAHWEKKLTKAHVFECNLEITIEKILSPKVKIALRTSGHLLLGVVRIYNRKAKYLLADCSEAFLKMKMTFRPGLVDLPKENFVASYNAITLPEEFHDFDTQNMNAIDVSEHFTQNQSRPEEITLRENFDNDLLFQAESFGEESEILRRHSFFDDNILLNSSGPLIEHSSGSLTGERSLFYDSGDGFGDEGAAGEMIDNLLQDDQNILLEDMHLNREISLPSEPPNSLAVEPDNSECICVPENEEMNETILLSTEEEGFTLDPIDISDIAEKRKGKKRRLLIDPVKELSSKVIHKQLTSFVDTLMVLELAPPTQRLMMWKKRGGVHTLLSTAAQDLIHAELKMLFTKCFLSSGFKLGRKMIQKESVREEVGNQNIVETSMMQEPNSQQEFSKPQTWKDVIGGSQHSSHEDTNKNINSEQDIVEMVSLAAEESSLMNDLFAQEIEYSPVELESLSNEENIETERWNGRILQMLNRLRESNKMGMQSFSLMKLCRNSDRKQAAAKFYSFLVLKKQLAIELSQSAPYADIIATMGPMFYNI, encoded by the exons ATGTTCTACACACATGTGCTTATGAGTAAACGAGGGCCATTGGCCAAAATATGGCTTGCAGCTCACTGGGAGAAGAAACTCACAAAGGCCCATGTATTTGAATGTAATCTAGAGATAACCATTGAAAAAATTCTTTCACCCAAG GTGAAAATAGCACTTCGAACTTCAGGACACCTTCTTTTGGGAGTTGTTCGAATCTATAACAGGAAGGCAAAATATCTTTTGGCAGATTGCAGTGAAGCATTTCTTAAAATGAAGATGACATTTCGCCCAG GACTGGTTGACCTTCCAAAAGAGAATTTTGTAGCATCTTACAATGCTATCACATTGCCAGAAGAATTTCATGATTTTGACACCCAAAatatgaa TGCTATTGATGTTTCAGAACACTTTACTCAGAACCAAAGCAGACCAGAAGAAATCACTCTTAGAGAAAATTTTGACAATGATCTACTTTTCCAAGCTGAGAGCTTTG gggAGGAATCTGAAATTCTCAGAAGACATAGCTTCTTTGATGACAACATATTACTGAATTCCAGTGGTCCTTTAATTGAACATAGTTCTGGAAGCCTCACTGGAGAAAGATCTTTGTTCTATGacagtggagatgggtttggagACGAAGGAGCTGCAGGAGAAATGATTG ACAATCTACTGCAAGATGATCAGAATATCCTGTTAGAAGACATGCATTTGAACAGAGAAATTTCCCTGCCTTCTGAGCCTCCCAATAGTTTAGCAG TTGAACCAGATAACTCAGAGTGTATATGTGTAcctgaaaatgaagaaatgaatgaaacaatATTATTATCAACTGAAGAGGAGGGATTTACCCTTGATCCAATTGATATTTCAG aCATTGCTGAGAAAAGGAAAGGCAAAAAGAGGAGATTGCTCATAGATCCTGTCAAGGAGCTCAGTAGCAAAGTTATACATAAACAGCTTACTTCCTTTGTGGACACACTCATGGTTTTGGAACTTGCACCTCCTACCCAAAGATTGATGATGTGGAAGAAGAGGGGAGGAGTGCATACACTTCTGTCAACTGCTGCCCAGGATTTGATTCATGCTGAACTGAAAATG TTGTTTACAAAATGCTTTCTGTCCTCTGGCTTtaaacttggaagaaaaatgatacAGAAGGAGTCAGTAAGGGAAGAAGTGGGAAACCAAAATATAGTAG AGACATCCATGATGCAAGAGCCAAATTCCCAGCAAGAGTTTAGTAAACCCCAAACTTGGAAGGATGTGATTGGTGGATCTCAGCATAGCTCTCATGAGGataccaataaaaatattaactctgAG CAGGATATTGTTGAAATGGTGTCTTTAGCTGCTGAGGAATCATCTTTAATGAATGACTTATTTGCACAAGAAATTGAATATAGTCCAGTTGAATTG GAGTCATTGagcaatgaagaaaatattgAGACAGAGAGATGGAATGGAAGAATACTTCAGATGTTAAATCGTTTACGG GAATCTAACAAGATGGGAATGCAGTCCTTTAGTCTGATGAAGCTCTGTAGAAATAGTGACCGAAAACAAGCAGCTGCCAAATTTTATAGCTTTCTTGTCCTAAAGAAACAGCTGGCTATTGAGCTGAGCCAGAGTGCTCCCTATGCAGATATTATAGCTACGATGGGACCAATGTTTTATAACATATGA
- the RAD21L1 gene encoding double-strand-break repair protein rad21-like protein 1 isoform X4 → MNAIDVSEHFTQNQSRPEEITLRENFDNDLLFQAESFGEESEILRRHSFFDDNILLNSSGPLIEHSSGSLTGERSLFYDSGDGFGDEGAAGEMIDNLLQDDQNILLEDMHLNREISLPSEPPNSLAVEPDNSECICVPENEEMNETILLSTEEEGFTLDPIDISDIAEKRKGKKRRLLIDPVKELSSKVIHKQLTSFVDTLMVLELAPPTQRLMMWKKRGGVHTLLSTAAQDLIHAELKMLFTKCFLSSGFKLGRKMIQKESVREEVGNQNIVETSMMQEPNSQQEFSKPQTWKDVIGGSQHSSHEDTNKNINSEDIVEMVSLAAEESSLMNDLFAQEIEYSPVELESLSNEENIETERWNGRILQMLNRLRESNKMGMQSFSLMKLCRNSDRKQAAAKFYSFLVLKKQLAIELSQSAPYADIIATMGPMFYNI, encoded by the exons atgaa TGCTATTGATGTTTCAGAACACTTTACTCAGAACCAAAGCAGACCAGAAGAAATCACTCTTAGAGAAAATTTTGACAATGATCTACTTTTCCAAGCTGAGAGCTTTG gggAGGAATCTGAAATTCTCAGAAGACATAGCTTCTTTGATGACAACATATTACTGAATTCCAGTGGTCCTTTAATTGAACATAGTTCTGGAAGCCTCACTGGAGAAAGATCTTTGTTCTATGacagtggagatgggtttggagACGAAGGAGCTGCAGGAGAAATGATTG ACAATCTACTGCAAGATGATCAGAATATCCTGTTAGAAGACATGCATTTGAACAGAGAAATTTCCCTGCCTTCTGAGCCTCCCAATAGTTTAGCAG TTGAACCAGATAACTCAGAGTGTATATGTGTAcctgaaaatgaagaaatgaatgaaacaatATTATTATCAACTGAAGAGGAGGGATTTACCCTTGATCCAATTGATATTTCAG aCATTGCTGAGAAAAGGAAAGGCAAAAAGAGGAGATTGCTCATAGATCCTGTCAAGGAGCTCAGTAGCAAAGTTATACATAAACAGCTTACTTCCTTTGTGGACACACTCATGGTTTTGGAACTTGCACCTCCTACCCAAAGATTGATGATGTGGAAGAAGAGGGGAGGAGTGCATACACTTCTGTCAACTGCTGCCCAGGATTTGATTCATGCTGAACTGAAAATG TTGTTTACAAAATGCTTTCTGTCCTCTGGCTTtaaacttggaagaaaaatgatacAGAAGGAGTCAGTAAGGGAAGAAGTGGGAAACCAAAATATAGTAG AGACATCCATGATGCAAGAGCCAAATTCCCAGCAAGAGTTTAGTAAACCCCAAACTTGGAAGGATGTGATTGGTGGATCTCAGCATAGCTCTCATGAGGataccaataaaaatattaactctgAG GATATTGTTGAAATGGTGTCTTTAGCTGCTGAGGAATCATCTTTAATGAATGACTTATTTGCACAAGAAATTGAATATAGTCCAGTTGAATTG GAGTCATTGagcaatgaagaaaatattgAGACAGAGAGATGGAATGGAAGAATACTTCAGATGTTAAATCGTTTACGG GAATCTAACAAGATGGGAATGCAGTCCTTTAGTCTGATGAAGCTCTGTAGAAATAGTGACCGAAAACAAGCAGCTGCCAAATTTTATAGCTTTCTTGTCCTAAAGAAACAGCTGGCTATTGAGCTGAGCCAGAGTGCTCCCTATGCAGATATTATAGCTACGATGGGACCAATGTTTTATAACATATGA